From Amycolatopsis sp. YIM 10, the proteins below share one genomic window:
- a CDS encoding NUDIX hydrolase has product MTAPGTHDFTVVSTEDVHIGRVVGLRVDEVAMPGGGTARREVVEHLGAVAVAALDEQGALTMIHQYRHPLGRRIWELPAGLTDHPGEEPVAAAARELVEEAGLRAERWETLVDVAASPGFTDEVVRVFLARDLSEVDREVLGDEEADLVIRKVPLAEAVRMALHGELVNGATVAGVLAVHAVLSGAARTRPPDAPWRDRPNRFAARSKS; this is encoded by the coding sequence GTGACCGCACCGGGTACCCACGACTTCACCGTGGTGTCCACTGAGGACGTCCACATCGGACGCGTGGTCGGGCTGCGGGTGGACGAGGTGGCCATGCCGGGCGGGGGCACCGCGCGGCGGGAGGTGGTCGAGCACCTCGGCGCGGTGGCCGTGGCCGCGCTCGACGAGCAGGGCGCGCTGACCATGATCCACCAGTACCGGCACCCGCTGGGCCGCCGGATCTGGGAGCTGCCGGCCGGGCTGACCGACCACCCCGGTGAGGAGCCGGTGGCGGCGGCCGCGCGCGAACTGGTCGAGGAGGCCGGGCTGCGGGCCGAGCGCTGGGAGACCCTGGTCGACGTGGCCGCGTCGCCGGGCTTCACCGACGAGGTGGTCCGGGTGTTCCTCGCCCGCGATCTGTCCGAAGTGGACCGTGAGGTGCTCGGCGATGAGGAGGCGGACCTGGTGATCCGCAAGGTGCCGCTGGCCGAGGCGGTGCGGATGGCGCTGCACGGCGAGCTGGTCAACGGGGCGACCGTGGCCGGGGTGCTGGCGGTGCACGCGGTGCTCTCCGGCGCGGCCCGGACCCGCCCGCCGGACGCGCCGTGGCGGGACCGCCCGAACCGGTTCGCCGCCCGGAGCAAGTCCTAG
- a CDS encoding DUF1707 domain-containing protein — protein sequence MTTSPDPDAVRIGTFEREQCVKALGDHFAEGRLETDEYEQRVTAALGAQTKAELAPLFADLPEPHPPVLRPPGPPPVPAYGQFPQPVYGYTPAARGLSDKSKLTTGLLQILLPFGIGRFYSGHVGIGLAQLLVVLVTCGAGVLWPIIDGIVILANGGYDAQGRRLLD from the coding sequence GTGACCACATCGCCAGATCCGGATGCCGTGCGCATCGGCACCTTCGAGCGTGAGCAGTGCGTCAAGGCGCTCGGCGACCACTTCGCCGAGGGACGTCTCGAGACCGACGAGTACGAACAGCGGGTGACCGCCGCGCTCGGCGCTCAGACGAAGGCGGAACTGGCCCCGTTGTTCGCCGACCTGCCCGAGCCGCACCCGCCGGTGCTGCGCCCGCCGGGGCCACCGCCGGTGCCCGCCTACGGGCAGTTCCCGCAGCCGGTCTACGGCTACACCCCGGCGGCGCGCGGGCTGTCGGACAAGTCGAAGCTGACCACCGGGCTGCTGCAGATCCTGCTGCCCTTCGGCATCGGCCGGTTCTACTCCGGGCACGTCGGGATCGGCCTGGCCCAGCTGCTGGTCGTGCTGGTCACCTGCGGCGCGGGTGTGCTCTGGCCGATCATCGACGGCATCGTCATCCTGGCCAACGGCGGCTACGACGCCCAGGGACGCCGACTGCTCGACTAG
- the xerD gene encoding site-specific tyrosine recombinase XerD encodes MIKAYLNHLTVERGTAKNTLDSYARDLRRYAAHLAAAGVTDFTAVSPEHIAAFGAALREGDDEHQPLAASSSARALVAVRGLHRFAHADGITEQDPAREVRPPAAARRLPKALPVDQVLKLLDTPPAEGDRPLRDRALLELLYSTGARISEAVGLDLDDIDQEERTVRLDGKGGKQRLVPIGRPAVEALNAYLVRARPSLAARGRGSAAVFLNARGGRLTRQSAWQVLKTSAERAGIQAVVSPHTLRHSFATHLLEGGADVRVVQELLGHASVTTTQVYTLVTVNTLREIYATAHPRALG; translated from the coding sequence GTGATCAAGGCGTACCTCAACCACCTCACGGTGGAGCGGGGCACCGCCAAGAACACCCTGGACAGCTACGCCCGCGACCTGCGCCGCTACGCCGCGCACCTGGCGGCGGCCGGGGTCACCGACTTCACCGCGGTCAGCCCGGAGCACATCGCCGCGTTCGGCGCCGCGCTGCGCGAGGGCGACGACGAGCACCAGCCGCTGGCGGCCTCCTCGTCGGCGCGGGCGCTGGTCGCGGTGCGCGGGCTGCACCGCTTCGCCCACGCCGACGGCATCACCGAGCAGGACCCGGCGCGCGAGGTGCGCCCGCCGGCGGCGGCGCGGCGCCTGCCGAAGGCGCTGCCGGTGGACCAGGTGCTCAAGCTGCTCGACACCCCGCCCGCCGAGGGCGACCGGCCGCTGCGCGATCGCGCGCTGCTCGAACTGCTCTACTCGACCGGCGCGCGGATCTCCGAAGCGGTCGGCCTCGACCTCGACGACATCGACCAGGAGGAGCGCACCGTCCGGCTCGACGGCAAGGGCGGCAAGCAGCGCCTGGTGCCGATCGGGCGCCCGGCGGTCGAGGCGCTCAACGCCTACCTCGTGCGCGCGCGGCCCTCGCTCGCCGCGCGGGGCCGGGGCAGCGCGGCGGTGTTCCTCAACGCGCGCGGCGGGCGGCTGACCCGGCAGAGCGCGTGGCAGGTGCTCAAGACCAGCGCCGAACGCGCCGGTATCCAGGCCGTGGTCTCGCCGCACACGCTGCGTCACTCCTTCGCCACACATCTGCTCGAAGGTGGTGCGGATGTGCGTGTCGTCCAAGAACTTCTCGGCCACGCCTCGGTGACCACCACGCAGGTGTACACGCTGGTCACGGTCAATACGCTGCGCGAAATCTACGCCACGGCGCACCCCCGCGCGCTGGGCTGA
- the aroA gene encoding 3-phosphoshikimate 1-carboxyvinyltransferase — MAEAETWTAPESSRSLDATVRVPGSKSLTNRAYVLAALATGPTLVREPLVSRDTRLMLGAVSALGGGYAETEEGTRIRPIEAGSGDATVTLGNAGTVARFTPALAALGGRTVRFDGDEAIRRRPLAPLLGALSALGARIDDEGRGAPPFTVTGRGGLAGGEVELDSSASSQFLSALLLAGPAFGEGVRVRLTGTPPSEPHIEMTLDILRRFGATPERSGTEFFVPPAALSCPDFTVEPDLSTAAPFVVAPLLAGGSVRVEGWPEETTQPGDWLRSLVAELGAKVSLDETGLTVSGTGEFGGGQFDLHEVGELTPVIATLLCFADGPSVISGVAHLRGHETDRLAALATELSGLGAGVTETSDGLRITPAPMHAGVFHTYDDHRLVMAGAVAGLRTPGVQVENPATVGKTFPGFVDAWTALLGS, encoded by the coding sequence ATGGCCGAAGCCGAGACCTGGACCGCACCGGAGAGTTCGCGATCACTGGACGCGACCGTCCGGGTACCGGGCTCGAAGTCGCTCACCAACCGGGCCTACGTGCTCGCCGCGCTCGCCACCGGGCCCACGCTCGTGCGCGAGCCGCTCGTTTCGCGCGACACCCGGTTGATGCTGGGCGCGGTGTCCGCGCTCGGCGGCGGTTACGCGGAAACCGAGGAGGGCACCCGGATCCGCCCGATCGAAGCCGGTTCCGGCGACGCCACGGTCACCCTCGGTAACGCGGGCACGGTGGCCCGGTTCACCCCGGCGCTGGCCGCGCTGGGCGGCCGGACCGTGCGGTTCGACGGCGACGAGGCCATCCGCCGCCGCCCGCTCGCTCCCCTGCTGGGCGCGCTGTCCGCGCTCGGCGCGCGGATCGACGACGAGGGCCGCGGCGCGCCGCCGTTCACCGTGACCGGCCGCGGCGGGCTCGCCGGTGGCGAGGTGGAGCTGGATTCGTCGGCGTCGAGCCAGTTCCTGTCCGCGCTGCTGCTGGCGGGCCCGGCGTTCGGCGAGGGCGTGCGCGTGCGCCTGACCGGCACACCGCCGAGCGAGCCGCACATCGAGATGACGCTGGACATCCTGCGCCGCTTCGGTGCCACCCCGGAACGCTCGGGCACCGAGTTCTTCGTGCCGCCCGCGGCGCTGTCCTGCCCGGACTTCACCGTGGAGCCCGACCTGTCCACCGCCGCCCCGTTCGTGGTGGCTCCCCTGCTCGCCGGTGGCTCGGTGCGGGTCGAGGGCTGGCCGGAGGAGACCACGCAGCCCGGCGACTGGCTGCGCAGCCTGGTCGCCGAACTCGGCGCGAAGGTGTCGCTGGACGAGACGGGCCTGACCGTCAGCGGTACCGGCGAGTTCGGCGGCGGGCAGTTCGACCTGCACGAGGTCGGCGAGCTGACCCCGGTCATCGCCACGCTGCTGTGCTTCGCGGACGGGCCGTCGGTGATCAGCGGGGTGGCGCACCTGCGCGGCCACGAGACCGACCGGCTGGCCGCGCTGGCCACCGAGCTGTCGGGCCTGGGCGCCGGCGTCACCGAAACCTCGGACGGCCTGCGCATCACCCCGGCTCCCATGCACGCTGGCGTCTTCCACACCTACGACGACCACCGCCTGGTCATGGCGGGCGCCGTCGCCGGTCTGCGCACCCCGGGCGTACAGGTGGAAAACCCGGCCACCGTCGGCAAAACCTTCCCCGGCTTCGTCGACGCCTGGACCGCCCTGCTCGGCAGCTGA
- a CDS encoding CTP synthase, whose product MVLQARTTKHVFVTGGVASSLGKGLTASSLGQLLTSRGLRVTMQKLDPYLNVDPGTMNPFQHGEVFVTEDGAETDLDIGHYERFLDRDLNGSANVTTGQVYSQVIAKERRGEYLGDTVQVIPHITDEIKSRIQAMAEPDDEGRRPDVVITEVGGTVGDIESLPFLEACRQVRHDVGRDNCFFLHVSLVPYLAPSGELKTKPTQHSVAALRNIGIQPDALVCRADRDLPDDLKRKIGLMCDVDTEAVVACPDAPSIYDIPKVLHREALDAYVVRRLGLPFRDVDWTVWGDLLDRVHNPAETVRVAVVGKYIDLPDAYLSVTEALRAGGFANRAKVEIVWVASDELTTPSGAAALLSDVDGVLVPGGFGVRGIEGKVGAITYARTRGLPVLGLCLGLQCMVIDAARNLAGITDANSAEFDEETKHPVISTMADQRDVVAGERDMGGTMRLGAYPAKLLPGSQVAKAYGQTEVSERHRHRYEVNNSYRKKLGDAGLVFSGTSPDDRLVEFVELPADVHPFFVGTQAHPELKSRPTRPHPLFDSFIRAVVAYRTADRLPVALPESTVGASS is encoded by the coding sequence TTGGTGCTTCAAGCACGTACGACCAAGCACGTATTCGTGACCGGGGGCGTCGCCTCCTCACTGGGCAAGGGACTCACCGCCTCTAGCCTCGGCCAGTTGCTGACCTCGCGGGGTCTGCGGGTGACCATGCAGAAGCTGGACCCGTACCTCAACGTCGATCCCGGCACGATGAACCCCTTCCAGCACGGCGAGGTCTTCGTCACCGAGGACGGCGCGGAGACCGATCTCGACATCGGCCACTACGAGCGCTTCCTCGACCGCGACCTGAACGGTTCGGCGAACGTGACCACCGGCCAGGTGTACTCGCAGGTGATCGCCAAGGAGCGGCGCGGCGAGTACCTCGGCGACACGGTCCAGGTGATCCCGCACATCACCGACGAGATCAAGTCGCGCATCCAGGCGATGGCCGAGCCGGACGACGAGGGCCGCCGCCCCGACGTGGTGATCACCGAGGTCGGCGGCACGGTCGGCGACATCGAGTCGCTGCCGTTCCTCGAGGCCTGCCGCCAGGTGCGCCACGACGTGGGCCGCGACAACTGCTTCTTCCTGCACGTCTCGCTGGTGCCCTACCTGGCGCCGTCGGGCGAGCTGAAGACCAAGCCGACGCAGCACTCGGTGGCCGCGCTGCGCAACATCGGCATCCAGCCCGACGCGCTGGTCTGCCGGGCCGACCGGGACCTGCCGGACGACCTGAAGCGCAAGATCGGCCTGATGTGCGATGTGGACACCGAGGCCGTGGTCGCCTGCCCGGACGCGCCGTCCATCTACGACATCCCGAAGGTGCTGCACCGCGAGGCGCTCGACGCCTACGTGGTGCGGCGGCTCGGGCTGCCCTTCCGCGACGTCGACTGGACGGTGTGGGGCGATCTGCTCGACCGCGTGCACAACCCGGCCGAGACGGTCCGCGTTGCCGTGGTGGGCAAGTACATCGACCTGCCGGACGCGTACCTGTCGGTGACCGAGGCGTTGCGCGCCGGTGGTTTCGCCAACCGCGCCAAGGTGGAGATCGTCTGGGTCGCCTCCGACGAGCTGACCACGCCGTCCGGCGCGGCCGCGCTGCTGTCCGATGTGGATGGTGTGCTGGTGCCGGGCGGGTTCGGCGTGCGCGGCATCGAGGGCAAGGTCGGCGCGATCACCTACGCGCGCACCCGCGGCCTGCCGGTGCTCGGGCTGTGCCTCGGCCTGCAGTGCATGGTGATCGACGCGGCGCGCAACCTGGCCGGGATCACCGACGCGAACTCCGCCGAGTTCGACGAGGAGACCAAGCACCCGGTGATCTCCACCATGGCCGACCAGCGCGACGTGGTGGCCGGTGAGCGGGACATGGGCGGCACCATGCGCCTCGGCGCGTACCCGGCGAAGCTGCTGCCCGGTTCGCAGGTGGCCAAGGCCTACGGGCAGACCGAGGTCTCCGAGCGGCACCGCCACCGCTACGAGGTGAACAACAGCTACCGCAAGAAGCTCGGCGACGCGGGACTGGTCTTCTCCGGCACCTCGCCGGACGACCGGCTGGTGGAGTTCGTCGAACTGCCCGCCGACGTGCACCCGTTCTTCGTCGGCACGCAGGCGCACCCGGAGCTGAAGAGCAGGCCGACCCGGCCGCACCCGCTGTTCGACTCGTTCATCCGCGCGGTGGTCGCCTACCGCACCGCGGACCGCCTGCCGGTGGCCCTGCCGGAGTCGACCGTCGGCGCTTCCTCGTGA